In a genomic window of Azotosporobacter soli:
- a CDS encoding efflux RND transporter periplasmic adaptor subunit, translating to MSMKVSPKVMLGLIVLFLLGAWAFMRFGVGKTPVGPGSGMGVEVKVMQVVQRDTPLLYEFTGKVTSKNEVKIMSKVAGNIVAKMVNGGDAVSKGQPLFRIDNKQYLSSINAARSTLVKSQATLRNTERDVERYRALAAVDGVARQTLDSYVAQAEEQAATVEENRASLQRAIEDEQDTLIVSPVDGRIDIKDLGVGQFVTAGSTTLATVSALDPIWVQFSISENEYIKLARLGQGTLSGYFSDGVKLMLSDGSQYPVPGKIEQIDNGIGDATGTMTVKASFDNPQRFLVPGMFAKITAQGGIRSGAILIPQRAVKELLDETFVMVVTSEGKAESRKVKMGDRVGNLWIVESGLTPNESVVVEGIDKVKQGTPLKITLMALEDLMK from the coding sequence ATGAGCATGAAAGTTTCGCCAAAAGTGATGCTTGGTCTTATTGTCTTGTTTTTACTGGGCGCGTGGGCATTTATGCGCTTTGGCGTTGGGAAAACGCCGGTTGGCCCCGGATCGGGCATGGGGGTCGAAGTAAAGGTGATGCAGGTGGTGCAGCGCGATACGCCGTTGCTTTATGAATTTACCGGCAAGGTGACGTCGAAGAATGAAGTGAAGATCATGTCGAAGGTCGCTGGTAATATCGTGGCTAAGATGGTTAACGGCGGCGATGCGGTAAGCAAGGGACAGCCGCTCTTTAGGATTGACAACAAGCAATACCTGTCTTCCATCAATGCGGCTCGTTCCACACTCGTTAAATCGCAGGCTACGCTGCGCAACACAGAGCGCGATGTGGAGCGCTATCGGGCTTTGGCCGCTGTGGATGGCGTAGCGCGGCAAACATTGGATTCGTATGTGGCGCAGGCCGAAGAGCAGGCGGCAACGGTGGAAGAAAATCGGGCTAGTCTGCAGCGGGCAATCGAAGATGAGCAGGACACGCTGATTGTTTCGCCGGTTGACGGACGCATCGATATCAAAGACTTGGGCGTCGGGCAGTTTGTGACGGCCGGTTCAACGACATTGGCAACGGTGTCGGCGCTCGATCCGATCTGGGTGCAGTTCAGCATCAGTGAAAACGAATATATTAAGCTGGCTCGTTTGGGACAGGGCACGTTGTCCGGCTATTTTAGCGACGGAGTGAAATTGATGCTCAGCGATGGTTCGCAATATCCGGTGCCGGGAAAAATCGAACAGATTGACAACGGAATCGGCGACGCCACCGGGACGATGACGGTCAAGGCATCTTTTGACAATCCGCAGCGTTTCCTGGTGCCCGGTATGTTCGCGAAGATCACAGCGCAGGGCGGCATACGAAGCGGCGCGATTTTGATTCCGCAGCGGGCGGTCAAGGAATTGCTTGATGAAACGTTTGTCATGGTTGTTACGTCGGAAGGCAAAGCTGAGAGCAGAAAAGTGAAGATGGGCGACCGGGTCGGCAATCTCTGGATCGTCGAAAGCGGTCTGACGCCGAATGAAAGCGTGGTCGTCGAAGGCATCGACAAAGTGAAGCAGGGGACGCCGCTGAAAATTACGTTGATGGCGCTGGAAGACTTAATGAAATAA
- a CDS encoding arsenate reductase ArsC: MKRVAFICVHNSCRSQMAEAFGKIIGLNVFESFSAGTETKDQINQDAVRIMKEVGIDMELLQKPKLLGTIPTVDIVITMGCNVSCPFLPCTHREDWGLDDPSGKDDAEFRLVRNTIKAKIEELAERIKSGAL; encoded by the coding sequence ATGAAACGAGTCGCTTTTATTTGCGTCCACAATTCCTGCCGCTCCCAAATGGCTGAAGCTTTTGGAAAAATCATTGGCCTCAACGTATTCGAAAGTTTCTCTGCCGGCACGGAAACCAAAGACCAGATCAACCAGGATGCCGTGCGAATCATGAAAGAAGTCGGCATCGACATGGAACTGCTACAGAAACCAAAATTGTTAGGTACTATACCTACGGTAGATATAGTCATTACAATGGGTTGCAATGTCAGCTGTCCTTTTCTGCCTTGCACGCATCGTGAAGATTGGGGCCTCGACGATCCCAGCGGAAAAGACGATGCCGAATTTCGCCTGGTACGCAACACGATCAAAGCCAAGATTGAGGAGCTTGCAGAGCGGATTAAATCCGGCGCGCTTTAA